One window from the genome of Hyperolius riggenbachi isolate aHypRig1 chromosome 6, aHypRig1.pri, whole genome shotgun sequence encodes:
- the LOC137522960 gene encoding uncharacterized protein: MASDMLVIDDTASESMKSSNPQEQELFQEDLPLSCSRRKSIDRFMEKFWSQLPNQRDDPSFYEKPTAVSRRQQATSEVAFLQTDTEEENTTRPFDWCECGKCTPMKTQVEELCCNHIEEVRDKIPRGKNCITEVEFFINSCTSSEYVETNLKFHPNVAEPPLDQLYNRKLRKTAYRTFTAWVYGFLGKERRRTIPSCAVNVIRQAFPDAQHLYASFLFPEDYNASEMIHL, translated from the exons ATGGCATCTGATATGCTAGTGATTGATGACACTGCTTCTGAAAGCATG AAATCAAGCAATCCTCAAGAACAAGAGCTCTTTCAAGAGGATTTGCCTTTGTCCTGCTCCAGGCGTAAAAGT ATTGACCGTTTCATGGAAAAATTTTGGAGTCAACTCCCTAACCAGAGGGATGACCCTAGCTTCTATGAAAAGCCTACCGCAGTCAGCAGAAGACAACAAGCGACTTCAGAGGTGGCATTTCTGCAAACAGACACTGAGGAAGAAAATACGACACGGCCGTTCGACTGGTGCGAATGCGGAAAATGCACACCAATGAAAACGCAGGTTGAAGAGTTGTGTTGCAATCACATCGAGGAGGTGCGCGATAAAATTCCAAGAGGAAAAAATTGCATAACGGAGGTCGAATTCTTCATAAACTCTTGTACTTCTTCTGAATATGTGGAAACAAATCTAAAATTCCATCCAAATGTGGCAGAACCCCCACTAGATCAGTTGTACAACAG GAAACTTCGGAAGACAGCATACCGCACTTTTACAGCCTGGGTGtatggtttcttgggaaaggaaaGGCGTCGAACGATACCATCATGCGCAGTAAACGTGATACGTCAAGCATTTCCTGATGCTCAGCACCTTTACGCTAGTTTTTTATTCCCTGAAGATTACAATGCTTCAGAAATGATTCATTTGTAA